A single window of Channa argus isolate prfri chromosome 10, Channa argus male v1.0, whole genome shotgun sequence DNA harbors:
- the rab33ba gene encoding RAB33B, member RAS oncogene family a, which translates to MAESGLSSEFSGSMTSSTLPPPRTRIFKIIVIGDSGVGKTCLTYRFCAGKFPEKTEATIGVDFRERLVEIDGEKIKIQLWDTAGQERFRKSMVQHYYRNVHAVVFVYDVTNATSFRSLPAWIEECKQYALGTEVPRILVGNKCDLQDSIQVGTDVAQQFADAHSMPLFETSAKNPNSQVDGGYAGGNSDHVEAIFMTVAHKLKSQKPLVLSQPPGASGATINLSRGINDGGDGSRGWGCSC; encoded by the exons ATGGCGGAGAGCGGGTTGTCATCTGAATTCTCAGGCTCTATGACGAGCTCGACTCTTCCACCGCCGAGGACCCGCATCTTCAAAATCATCGTGATCGGAGACTCGGGGGTCGGAAAGACGTGCCTCACCTACCGCTTCTGTGCCGGCAAGTTCCCAGAGAAGACCGAGGCCACGATCGGAGTGGACTTCAGGGAGAGGCTGGTCGAGATTGACGGCGAGAAAATCAAG ATCCAGCTGTGGGACACTGCGGGGCAGGAGCGCTTCAGGAAATCCATGGTGCAACACTACTATCGCAATGTGCATGCTGTTGTCTTCGTCTATGATGTAACTAATGCCACTAGCTTCCGCAGCCTCCCTGCCTGGATAGAGGAGTGCAAGCAGTACGCTCTGGGCACTGAGGTGCCCAGGATCCTTGTTGGAAACAAGTGTGACCTCCAGGACTCCATCCAAGTGGGCACAGATGTGGCACAACAGTTTGCCGACGCTCACTCCATGCCGCTGTTTGAGACCTCGGCGAAAAACCCAAATAGCCAAGTAGACGGAGGGTATGCCGGTGGAAACAGTGACCATGTCGAGGCTATTTTTATGACGGTGGCCCACAAGCTGAAGTCTCAAAAGCCTCTGGTGTTGAGCCAGCCTCCCGGTGCCTCAGGGGCCACCATTAACCTGAGCAGGGGAATAAATGATGGGGGCGATGGGAGCAGGGGCTggggctgcagctgctga
- the LOC137134236 gene encoding uncharacterized protein isoform X2, translating to MCFLSLVSAVTLLLSLTAASPTPDDCVHLNRTLSAEGLHVIFGKWILHEAYALSSHDISSQILKTINSSQIEFVRTENNHTVIFKHAIMRDETCTRYSVNFTVVGNKIQHSPTRKAAMLPQTGQEMDKRQARCLGFLHPPDFTYNQAELCPEKSNDKETKEAQQ from the exons ATGTGCTTCCTGTCTTTGGTGTCTGCTGTGACTCTGCTGCTGAGCCTGACTGCAGCATCGCCGACGCCTGATGACTGTGTTCACCTCAACAGAACCCTCTCTGCTGAGGGTCTGCACGTG ATCTTTGGGAAGTGGATCCTGCACGAGGCCTACGCTTTGAGCAGTCATGACATCTCCAGCCAGATCCTGAAAACGATCAACAGCTCCCAGATTGAGTTTGTCCGTACAGAAAACAACCACACAGTCATTTTCAAACATGCAATCATGAG GGATGAGACGTGCACCCGCTATTCAGTCAACTTTACTGTAGTTGGAAATAAAATCCAACACTCACCTACCA GAAAGGCAGCAATGCTGCCTCAGACAGGCCAGGAGATGGACAAGCGTCAGGCCAGGTGTCTGGGCTTCCTGCATCCCCCAGACTTCACCTATAACCAAGCAG agTTGTGTCCTGAGAAGAGTAATGACAAGGAAACCAAAGAAGCACAACAATAA
- the LOC137134236 gene encoding saxitoxin and tetrodotoxin-binding protein 1-like isoform X1, whose translation MCFLSLVSAVTLLLSLTAASPTPDDCVHLNRTLSAEGLHVIFGKWILHEAYALSSHDISSQILKTINSSQIEFVRTENNHTVIFKHAIMRDETCTRYSVNFTVVGNKIQHSPTINSTYESHFLETCDGCLLMHYTFDRSDGNKDIYLLFYRKAAMLPQTGQEMDKRQARCLGFLHPPDFTYNQAELCPEKSNDKETKEAQQ comes from the exons ATGTGCTTCCTGTCTTTGGTGTCTGCTGTGACTCTGCTGCTGAGCCTGACTGCAGCATCGCCGACGCCTGATGACTGTGTTCACCTCAACAGAACCCTCTCTGCTGAGGGTCTGCACGTG ATCTTTGGGAAGTGGATCCTGCACGAGGCCTACGCTTTGAGCAGTCATGACATCTCCAGCCAGATCCTGAAAACGATCAACAGCTCCCAGATTGAGTTTGTCCGTACAGAAAACAACCACACAGTCATTTTCAAACATGCAATCATGAG GGATGAGACGTGCACCCGCTATTCAGTCAACTTTACTGTAGTTGGAAATAAAATCCAACACTCACCTACCA TTAATTCCACATATGAATCTCACTTCCTGGAGACCTGTGATGGCTGTCTGTTGATGCACTACACCTTTGACCGAAGTGATGGAAATAAGGACATTTATCTACTTTTCTATA GAAAGGCAGCAATGCTGCCTCAGACAGGCCAGGAGATGGACAAGCGTCAGGCCAGGTGTCTGGGCTTCCTGCATCCCCCAGACTTCACCTATAACCAAGCAG agTTGTGTCCTGAGAAGAGTAATGACAAGGAAACCAAAGAAGCACAACAATAA
- the LOC137134237 gene encoding fibroblast growth factor 4-like produces MSSSSSKLLSLLYGILLCSCFAPLPATSSTRQTLQGAGSLVQTSSSSSWDTSEAAVTEGEYLLEIKRLRRLYCNVGIGFHIQVLPNGRITGVHSENRYTLLEISPVERGVVTLFGVRSGLFIAMSIKGKLYGSGHYNDECKFKENFLANNYNAYESAAYPGMYIGLSKTGKAKRGNRVTPTMTMTHFLPRI; encoded by the exons ATGTCATCATCAAGCTCCAAGCTCCTTTCGCTCCTGTATGGGATCCTGCTGTGCAGCTGCTTTGCTCCTCTCCCAGCCACCAGCAGTACAAGACAAACCCTACAGGGTGCTGGGTCACTGGTTcagaccagcagcagcagctcctggGATACGAGCGAGGCGGCGGTTACAGAAGGCGAATACCTGCTGGAAATCAAAAGACTGAGACGGCTTTACTGTAATGTTGGAATCGGGTTCCACATTCAGGTTTTGCCCAACGGAAGGATCACAGGTGTGCACAGTGAAAACAGATACA CCCTTCTAGAAATTTCTCCCGTGGAAAGAGGGGTGGTGACTCTGTTTGGAGTGAGAAGTGGTCTTTTCATTGCCATGAGCATCAAAGGGAAACTCTACGGCTCG gGCCACTACAATGACGAATGCAAGTTCAAGGAGAATTTTCTGGCCAACAACTACAATGCCTATGAATCAGCTGCTTATCCTGGCATGTACATTGGCCTCAGCAAGACCGGCAAGGCCAAGAGAGGCAACCGGGTCACACCCACCATGACCATGACCCACTTCCTTCCCAGGATATGA